A genomic window from Macadamia integrifolia cultivar HAES 741 unplaced genomic scaffold, SCU_Mint_v3 scaffold449, whole genome shotgun sequence includes:
- the LOC122068666 gene encoding protein PLASTID MOVEMENT IMPAIRED 1-RELATED 1-like, producing MMLAKVEPGNKNSGDSGNGQLLKELEVLSKALNPKDPPKGKVSATDARSKSVGRVHFPEPKSKSKPAFVKEEPSEKDKKSSIWDWKPWKALSHIRSRRFNCSFSLHVHAIEGLPPNFNDTNLCVHWKRRDGALQTRPARVFQGVAEFEETLAYRCPVYGSVSGSHHSAKYEAKHVLLYASIVGSPDVDLGKHRLDLTRILPLTLEELEDEKSSGKWTTSFKLSGKAKGAIMNASFGFLVNGDDQVASGSYRSPSGNQKLKQNSPGSMKLSTANRDVNRGSGGLKRSGSLRGIPNQRSHFPSRSVDDVKILHEILPSSKSELASSVSILYQKFDEEKLDSLIDSKPKSEASFEHVELLKPKPDSLFHAPKESNEKECDDTEFTVIDKGVEMHEKCSLPSDEGTTVKTSEVPEIDEDYEVALKTDTEPHPQDKALISNQEVDIFDSVENNTCSEELILEELDSAFRNLSILGSAGLDSPQCKSEFPEQANYIEAKSNHKASKMGKSLSLDDVTESVASEFLNMLGMHSPLGLSSDSDPESPRERLLRQFEKDTLNCGNCIFNFDTSKGKEAEPCYDVPSGSIWGDLSEDFELSSAIQAAEAEHQIATQAINSKTRAKMLEDMETEALMREWGLNEKAFQKAPSDSAIGFGSPIDLPPEGPLELPPLGEGLGQFLQTKDGGFLRSMNPSLFRNAKNGGSLIMQVSSPIVVPAEMGSGIMEILQCLASVGIEKLSMQANKLMPLEDVTGKTMHQVAWEATPGLAGERQAFLQHELEIEQDRFGGRKKKREEGPSGHRLNNLGSGALSMERGSEYVSLEDLAPLAMDKIEALSVEGLRLQCGMSDEDAPSNICPQSIGEISALEGKRANNSGSLGLEGAAGLQLLDIKDGGDDVDGLMSLSITLDEWMRLDSGIVDEDQISERTSKILAAHHANSMDLVTGGSKGDKKKGKGSGRRYGLLGNNFTVALMVQLRDPLRNYEPVGTPMLALVLVERVFVPPKPKIYSTVSERRINNDEDDESEQMVKVENKDELKDKKDEEEGIPQFKITEVHVAGIKNDPNKKKLWGTKTQQQTGSRWLLASGMGKGNKNPFLKSKAITKSSPEVTTTVQPGDTLWSISARVHGSGAKWKDLAALNPHIRNPNIILPNETIRLR from the exons ATGATGTTGGCGAAAGTGGAGCCTGGGAATAAAAATAGTGGGGATTCTGGTAACGGGCAATTGTTGAAGGAGCTTGAGGTATTAAGCAAAGCCCTTAATCCGAAAGATCCTCCAAAGGGTAAGGTCTCTGCTACTGATGCTAGATCTAAATCTGTGGGAAGAGTCCATTTTCCTGagccaaaatcaaaatccaaacctGCGTTTGTAAAGGAAGAGCCTTCGGAGAAGGATAAGAAGTCGTCTATATGGGATTGGAAGCCCTGGAAAGCTCTGTCCCATATTCGAAGCCGAAGGTTCaattgctctttctctctccatgtACATGCGATTGAAGGGTTGCCTCCTAATTTCAATGATACCAATCTCTGTGTGCACTGGAAGAGAAGGGACGGGGCATTGCAGACTCGCCCGGCTAGGGTTTTCCAAGGGGTAGCTGAATTTGAAGAAACTTTGGCTTACAGGTGCCCTGTCTATGGGAGTGTAAGCGGGTCCCACCATTCGGCCAAGTATGAGGCCAAGCATGTCCTGCTTTATGCTTCCATCGTTGGTTCTCCTGATGTTGATCTTGGGAAGCATCGTCTTGATCTCACTAGGATTCTTCCGCTTACATTGGAGGAGTTGGAGGATGAGAAGAGCTCAGGGAAGTGGACAACAAGCTTCAAGCTATCGGGCAAGGCCAAAGGTGCCATTATGAATGCtagttttggatttttggtAAATGGGGACGATCAGGTTGCATCTGGGAGTTACAGAAGTCCCTCTGGAAATCAGAAGTTAAAGCAGAATAGTCCAGGTTCAATGAAGCTTTCAACTGCAAATCGAGATGTTAATAGGGGAAGTGGCGGTCTTAAACGTTCTGGAAGCCTTCGAGGTATTCCTAACCAGCGGTCTCATTTCCCATCTCGATCTGTGGATGATGTAAAGATTCTTCATGAGATTTTACCGAGTTCTAAGTCAGAGCTTGCTAGCTCAGTAAGTATTCTCTATCAGAAATTTGATGAAGAGAAGCTAGATTCATTGATTGATTCTAAACCCAAGTCTGAGGCTTCATTTGAACATGTTGAGCTTCTTAAACCAAAGCCCGACTCTTTGTTTCACGCTCCCAAAGAAAGTAATGAAAAGGAATGTGACGATACTGAATTTACTGTGATTGATAAGGGTGTAGAAATGCATGAGAAGTGTTCACTGCCATCGGATGAAGGCACTACAGTGAAAACTTCTGAGGTTCCTGAAATTGATGAGGACTATGAGGTAGCTCTTAAAACGGACACTGAGCCACACCCCCAGGATAAGGCCCTCATTAGTAATCAAGAGGTGGATATTTTTGATTCTGTGGAGAATAACACATGCTCTGAAGAATTAATCTTGGAGGAGCTAGACTCAGCTTTTCGTAACCTCTCAATATTGGGGTCAGCAGGGTTGGACTCACCACAATGTAAGAGTGAGTTTCCTGAGCAGGCAAATTACATAGAAGCTAAATCAAATCATAAAGCGAGTAAGATGGGAAAGTCCCTTAGCCTAGATGATGTTACAGAATCTGTTGCTAGTGAGTTCTTGAATATGCTTGGGATGCATAGTCCACTTGGCTTGAGTTCTGATAGTGACCCTGAATCTCCTAGAGAACGCCTGCTGAGGCAGTTTGAAAAGGACACCCTGAATTGTGGAAACTGCATCTTCAATTTTGATACCAGCAAGGGGAAGGAGGCAGAACCGTGTTATGATGTCCCTTCTGGTTCTATATGGGGGGACTTATCTGAGGATTTTGAACTCTCGTCTGCTATTCAAGCTGCTGAGGCAGAGCACCAGATAGCAACTCAAGCCATCAACAGTAAAACGAGGGCTAAGATGCTGGAGGACATGGAGACAGAAGCTTTAATGAGAGAGTGGGGATTGAATGAGAAGGCTTTTCAGAAAGCTCCATCTGATAGTGCTATTGGATTTGGTAGTCCGATTGATCTCCCCCCTGAAGGACCTCTTGAGCTACCTCCTCTTGGTGAAGGGTTGGGACAATTTCTTCAAActaaggatggaggattccTGCGATCCATGAATCCCTCGCTTTTCAGGAATGCAAAGAATGGTGGCAGTTTGATCATGCAGGTCTCCAGTCCCATTGTGGTGCCTGCTGAAATGGGTTCTGGTATAATGGAGATCTTGCAGTGTTTGGCCTCAGTAGGGATTGAAAAGCTTTCTATGCAAGCCAATAAATTAATGCCTTTGGAAGATGTTACTGGAAAGACGATGCATCAAGTAGCATGGGAAGCCACACCTGGTCTGGCAGGGGAAAG ACAGGCTTTCCTGCAGCATGAATTGGAGATTGAGCAAGATAGATTtggtgggagaaaaaaaaagcgtGAAGAAGGTCCTTCTGGGCACAGGCTCAATAACTTGGGCTCAGGTGCATTAAGCATGGAGAGAGGCTCAGAGTATGTATCTCTAGAAGATCTTGCTCCTTTGGCCATGGACAAGATTGAAGCCCTCTCCGTAGAAGGTTTGCGTTTACAATGTGGCATGTCAGACGAAGATGCACCTTCAAACATCTGCCCTCAATCGATTGGAGAAATCTCTGCTCTTGAAGGTAAGAGGGCCAACAATAGTGGTTCTCTTGGTTTGGAGGGAGCCGCAGGGTTGCAGTTGTTGGACATCAAAGATGGTGGAGATGATGTTGATGGATTAATGAGCCTATCCATAACACTGGATGAGTGGATGAGGCTGGATTCTGGAATTGTTGATGAAGATCAAATCAGTGAGCGAACTTCTAAAATACTTGCAGCCCATCATGCTAATAGCATGGACCTGGTTACTGGAGGATCTAAGGGAGACAAGAAAAAGGGCAAAGGTTCAGGTAGAAGGTATGGTTTGTTAGGTAACAACTTCACAGTAGCACTAATGGTGCAGCTTCGAGATCCTTTGCGTAACTATGAGCCTGTTGGAACGCCAATGCTTGCTTTAGTTCTGGTGGAGAGGGTTTTTGTTCCTCCAAAGCCCAAAATATACAGTACAGTTTCAGAGAGAAGGATCaacaatgatgaagatgatgagtctgaaCAGATGGTGAAGGTGGAGAATAAGGATGAGCTCAAAGATAAGAAAGATGAAGAGGAAGGTATCCCACAGTTTAAAATAACTGAAGTCCATGTTGCAGGTATAAAGAATGACCCCAACAAGAAGAAGCTGTGGGGTACCAAAACACAACAGCAGACTGGGTCCCGGTGGTTGCTTGCTTCTGGCATGGGCAAGGGCAACAAAAATCCTTTTCTGAAGTCAAAGGCAATCACAAAATCATCTCCCGAAGTGACCACAACAGTGCAGCCTGGGGATACTTTGTGGAGCATCTCAGCTCGTGTTCATGGCAGTGGAGCCAAATGGAAGGACCTAGCAGCCCTCAACCCACATATACGGAACCCTAATATCATCTTACCGAATGAAACTATTAGATTACGTTAG
- the LOC122068659 gene encoding glycerophosphocholine acyltransferase 1-like has translation MSNHEDDLNEGDSSATLKQRFSDQTKKVAQTKEILSKQAVQTKEILSKQAVKIAKQAEEHERFINKVTHLIGVMGFGALCFLLGSRPQDIPYIYCLFYVTFVPLRWIYYRYKKWHYYLLDFCYYANTIFLVMLLLYPRNEKFFMVCFSFAEGPLAWALIVWRCSLVFSSLDKIVSVLIHLLPGIIFFVIRWWDTAAFEAMRPEWNADHRDSWPYVESKSYLGTWLFVVPLVAYTLWQVLYFLIVNVLRRQRLLRDPEVMTSYRELSKKAQKANNIWWRLSGLLGDQNRMFMYILFQALFTVATMALTVPIFLSYKLHVIFQILKVSATIWNGGSFLLEVLPKQVILKEKKKLEMHPMPTRPDQTATKVQQLDGN, from the exons ATGTCGAACCACGAAGATGATCTCAACGAGGGAGATTCATCTGCAACGTTGAAGCAAAGGTTCAGCGACCAAACTAAG AAAGTTGCACAGACAAAGGAGATTTTATCTAAACAAGCTGTTCAGACCAAGGAGATCTTATCGAAACAAGCGGTTAAAATAGCTAAGCAAGCGGAAGAACACGAAAGATTTATCAACAAA GTGACTCATCTAATTGGGGTTATGGGATTCGGTGCCTTATGCTTCTTGCTGGGATCGA GACCACAGGATATCCCATACATTTACTGTTTGTTCTATGTCACCTTCGTTCCTCTCCGTTGGATATACTATCGTTACAAGAAATGGCATTATTATCTTCTG GATTTTTGCTACTACGCCAATACAATTTTCCTGGTCATGCTTCTACTTTATCCAAGAAATGAAAAGTTTTTTATGGTTTGCTTCTCGTTTGCAGAG GGACCATTAGCATGGGCATTGATTGTTTGGCGGTGCAGTCTGGTTTTCAGTTCCCTCGACAAAATAGTTAGTGTCCTAATACATCTTTTACCTG GGATCATCTTCTTCGTTATTCGATGGTGGGATACAGCAGCGTTTGAAGCTATGCGTCCTGAGTGGAATGCAGATCACAGAGATTCATGGCCTTATGTGGAAAGTAAATCCTACCTTGGGACATGGCTATTTGTTGTTCCCCTAGTTGCTTACACCTTGTGGCAGGTTCTCTATTTTCTCATTGTTAATGTCCTGCGCCGGCAGAGGCTATTAAGGGATCCTGAAGTTATGACTTCTTAcag GGAACTCTCGAAAAAGGCACAAAAGGCAAACAACATATGGTGGCGTTTAAGTGGGTTGCTTGGGGATCAAAATCGCATGTTCATGTATATCCTGTTCCAAGCTTTATTCACCGTCGCAACCATGGCACTCACTGTCCCCATATTCTTGTCTTACAAACTTCATGTGATTTTCCAAATACTCAAAGTCTCTGCAACCATATGGAATGGAGGAAGCTTTCTACTTGAAGTTTTGCCTAAGCAGGTGATtctcaaggagaagaagaaactggaGATGCACCCTATGCCAACCCGGCCAGATCAGACTGCCACCAAGGTTCAACAACTCGACGGGAACTAG